One stretch of Acidobacteriota bacterium DNA includes these proteins:
- a CDS encoding M28 family peptidase, protein MRSWRRLCRLALILAALGGVAGGGETDDSWRDRVETISAEEIRRHTVVLGGDALEGRAPGSRGGRLAAAYIAAQLEKLGVQPLGDGGSFFQRVPLVGSAPLPESRLTISAFGDRRTLRLGDDYLLHSTGAQTWLARQTPMVFVGYGIVAPEFDYNDYADVDAHGKVAVFLPGEPPSDQADYFAGTEPTVYSALESKVRIALSRGAVGSVLLTRKREAGGRGWDRLQRDYSFEHFSLASSVPTHLAVLLRPEIAGALFEDALFDFEQVESMERRQALCSFHLPVSLSFEGEFRVRSFVASNVVGRIRGGGKRLRDESVVVSAHYDHLGLGPKINGDPIYNGVIDNAIGAAGLIEVARVLSVSTERPRRTVIFLFTTGEEEGNLGARFFLDHPPVPLSKIVANINVDGLAFQDQFSDVMGIGAELSTLGRHLEKVAAARGLEVVRPAEAVIGHEAFSRSEQAVFAEAGVPAMLVNEGFSWQHHSREQAVALAASWFKQRYHAPSDDLHQPIDFSASRQHLALISHLILSVADADLAPEWKPGVPYAYQRLLSLAEEQRRR, encoded by the coding sequence ATGAGATCGTGGCGACGACTGTGCCGGTTAGCCTTGATTCTCGCTGCCCTGGGAGGGGTCGCGGGTGGCGGAGAGACCGATGATTCGTGGCGAGATAGGGTGGAGACCATCTCAGCGGAGGAGATTCGCCGGCACACCGTGGTTCTCGGGGGAGACGCGCTGGAAGGTCGTGCACCGGGCAGCCGAGGCGGCCGTCTCGCAGCGGCCTACATCGCGGCCCAGCTCGAAAAGCTTGGCGTTCAGCCACTCGGTGATGGCGGGTCGTTTTTTCAGCGAGTGCCGCTCGTGGGGAGCGCGCCGCTACCCGAGAGTCGGTTGACCATTTCTGCGTTCGGCGACAGGAGGACCCTGCGCCTCGGTGATGATTATCTCCTGCACTCGACAGGTGCCCAAACCTGGCTCGCCCGCCAGACGCCGATGGTCTTCGTAGGATACGGGATCGTCGCACCGGAGTTCGATTACAACGATTACGCCGACGTGGACGCGCATGGGAAGGTGGCGGTGTTTCTTCCCGGCGAACCGCCATCGGACCAGGCCGACTATTTCGCGGGCACCGAACCCACGGTGTACTCGGCGCTCGAAAGCAAGGTTCGCATCGCTCTGTCACGCGGCGCCGTTGGCAGCGTCCTCCTCACCCGAAAACGAGAAGCAGGTGGGCGGGGCTGGGACCGTCTGCAACGGGACTATTCCTTTGAGCATTTCAGCCTCGCCTCCTCCGTGCCGACTCACCTTGCGGTTCTGCTTCGGCCAGAAATTGCGGGGGCCCTCTTCGAGGACGCACTGTTCGATTTCGAGCAGGTCGAGTCGATGGAACGGCGACAGGCCCTGTGCTCTTTCCACTTGCCGGTGAGCCTGAGCTTCGAGGGAGAATTCCGGGTGCGCTCCTTCGTCGCTTCGAACGTGGTCGGGCGCATTCGTGGTGGCGGGAAACGGTTGCGAGACGAGTCGGTGGTCGTATCGGCCCACTATGATCATCTCGGGCTTGGTCCAAAGATCAATGGCGATCCGATCTACAACGGGGTGATCGACAATGCGATCGGTGCGGCGGGGCTGATCGAGGTGGCACGAGTCCTATCGGTGTCGACAGAGAGGCCGAGGCGGACGGTCATATTTCTCTTCACGACAGGCGAGGAGGAGGGCAACCTGGGAGCGCGGTTTTTCCTCGACCACCCCCCAGTTCCTCTGTCGAAAATCGTGGCGAACATCAACGTCGATGGACTCGCCTTTCAAGATCAGTTCAGTGATGTCATGGGCATCGGTGCAGAACTCTCGACTCTCGGCCGTCATTTGGAGAAGGTCGCTGCGGCTCGAGGGCTTGAAGTGGTCCGACCCGCCGAGGCGGTCATTGGGCACGAGGCGTTCAGCCGGTCCGAGCAGGCGGTGTTTGCGGAGGCCGGTGTGCCCGCGATGCTCGTGAATGAGGGTTTCAGCTGGCAACACCACAGCCGGGAACAAGCGGTCGCGTTGGCTGCTTCTTGGTTCAAGCAGCGGTATCACGCTCCCTCGGATGACCTTCACCAGCCGATTGATTTCTCCGCGAGCCGTCAGCACCTCGCCCTGATCTCGCACCTGATTCTCTCTGTTGCCGATGCTGATCTGGCTCCCGAGTGGAAGCCGGGTGTTCCGTACGCCTACCAGCGGTTGTTGAGTCTGGCAGAAGAGCAGAGGCGAAGATGA
- the pstA gene encoding phosphate ABC transporter permease PstA — translation MPDSEAREMSFVGASRGLPSGLPGIWGTALATLIVLLMLAALMWIVAVNAFGWFWPARISEFILENGSVRIGEVVGREPIPSTESGIDAAGHRIQLKTGNRELTRADFLWVDEAEIVEESQPGDLVRVVRTEYGDAFGRIEGAFREDGTEVDTNSPQALEALLETGEEWRRERRRLEEARDDLRRPLTRLEERLDLLERSTRAKSPEGEQEIAELAEAVSAEAERLAPRLDALLHDLDEYSRRLMDSRIVLVSGADEIEVPLANVIEVVWSNKLGFSSRVLHAAREGVLFLFSEPREANTEGGIFPALFGTVLLVLLMSVAVVPLGVVTAVYMAEYARPGLPLRLANQAVNNLAGVPSIVFGMFGLAFFVYQVGGSVDKTFFSDKLPTPTFGTGGVLWASLTLALLTVPVVVVATREGLMAVPTSWRDGSLALGATRWQTLRQIILPAAMPGILTGLILAVSRAAGEVAPLMLTGAVKLAPSLPVDATAPFLHLQRKFMHLGFHIYDISMQSPNVEAAKPMAFATTLVLLLLVILLNLTAIVIRRRLRRAYQGQVV, via the coding sequence ATGCCAGATTCTGAAGCCCGCGAGATGTCATTCGTCGGCGCCAGCCGAGGACTGCCCTCGGGGCTGCCCGGGATCTGGGGCACGGCTCTGGCTACGCTGATCGTGCTGCTCATGCTGGCCGCGCTGATGTGGATTGTTGCGGTCAACGCCTTCGGTTGGTTTTGGCCAGCGCGCATTTCGGAGTTCATTCTCGAGAATGGGTCGGTTCGTATCGGGGAGGTCGTCGGGCGTGAACCCATTCCCTCGACCGAGTCAGGGATCGACGCGGCCGGACATCGAATCCAGCTCAAGACGGGAAACCGCGAGCTCACACGAGCCGACTTTCTCTGGGTAGATGAGGCAGAGATCGTTGAAGAGTCGCAGCCGGGGGACCTCGTAAGGGTGGTACGGACGGAGTACGGTGACGCATTTGGCCGTATCGAGGGTGCGTTTCGAGAGGATGGAACCGAGGTCGATACGAATTCGCCGCAAGCGCTCGAGGCACTTCTCGAGACGGGCGAAGAGTGGCGCCGCGAGCGACGCCGACTCGAGGAGGCGCGCGACGACCTCCGCCGTCCGCTGACGCGGCTGGAGGAACGCCTGGATCTGCTCGAGCGTTCGACACGCGCGAAGAGCCCGGAAGGTGAGCAGGAGATCGCCGAGCTCGCGGAGGCGGTCTCGGCGGAAGCCGAGCGCCTCGCTCCGCGCCTCGATGCCCTACTCCATGATCTTGACGAATATTCGCGCCGATTGATGGATTCGCGAATCGTCCTGGTGTCGGGTGCCGACGAAATCGAGGTGCCGCTCGCCAACGTGATCGAGGTCGTGTGGTCAAACAAATTGGGATTCTCATCCCGGGTGCTCCACGCCGCTCGCGAGGGTGTCCTGTTCCTGTTTTCCGAGCCGAGAGAGGCGAATACCGAGGGTGGGATCTTTCCGGCTCTTTTCGGGACGGTGCTTCTGGTGCTGTTGATGAGCGTTGCGGTGGTTCCGCTCGGGGTCGTGACCGCCGTCTACATGGCAGAGTATGCAAGGCCCGGACTCCCTCTGCGACTTGCAAACCAGGCGGTTAACAACCTGGCCGGCGTGCCGTCCATCGTCTTCGGCATGTTTGGGCTCGCATTTTTCGTATACCAGGTGGGCGGCTCGGTGGACAAGACGTTCTTCTCCGACAAGCTGCCGACACCTACCTTCGGCACGGGCGGTGTGCTCTGGGCATCATTGACCCTGGCGCTCCTGACGGTGCCGGTGGTTGTGGTGGCGACCCGCGAAGGTTTGATGGCTGTACCGACAAGCTGGCGTGACGGATCGCTGGCGCTCGGGGCGACGCGCTGGCAAACGTTGCGGCAGATCATCCTGCCTGCCGCCATGCCGGGCATTCTCACCGGGCTCATTCTCGCCGTCAGCCGCGCGGCTGGCGAAGTGGCGCCGTTGATGCTGACCGGAGCGGTGAAGCTGGCGCCGAGCCTTCCGGTGGATGCGACCGCACCCTTTCTCCACCTGCAGAGAAAGTTCATGCACCTCGGCTTCCACATCTACGACATTTCGATGCAGTCGCCGAACGTGGAGGCCGCAAAACCGATGGCCTTCGCCACCACGCTGGTGTTGTTGTTGCTGGTCATCCTCTTGAATTTGACCGCCATC
- a CDS encoding TonB-dependent receptor has product MNIRNIGPLALLCVSIILFPAIAIAGGTITGVVIDGFTGQPVRGATLTVEGTDISFPTGVGGDFRGEAPPGTYTVIVSKDGFEPNKVTDVVVTDGSNADFAVVLLPSTDAPVAMADAEVAVREAADEIVPEDESEQVEDLAGAPAATSSIDTGSEVNSAADSGVFVGEITVEAAAADESTEQALLVQRKQAAEISDAISKQEMSRNAGGDAAGALQRVTGISVQDDKYVYVRGLGERYSNTTLNGSKLPTTEFDKKVVPLDLFPTKLLDNVRVSKSYTPDQSGDFVAGLVEIETLDFPTSPTLEIGIGGKTNSNTTGDAFGRYLGGLSFFGDGGQGLPASIPDEKLVRGNAFKPGFGPEEMQQFGWDLIGAWTAENTAKGYVDSPYPNASPSSDFNLTYGDTFGNFGMVLSATHAHSFYHQDEEQIYYSVSNGNELAVMNDYDMATDSEGVRAGLVGNFSLKLGQNHKLELRTIYTRDSKAGNRYFEGFNRDQSTSVSDYRIDYKQEEVGSYQLSGEHFFEKIGQSGGLLEWRGSYGQANNTWNLRDSFYKLENGEMVLTAESQSGFLLYNDLADDIVDGGADWTQFFMSGEIFGSVKGGVAFYNRERDFSSRRFRFTFRGLQGIDLTPVPDDIFIEDNIRPDGLEIKEETRPTDTYSASHDLGAAYLMADATIGKWRFNGGLRYEDSEIVVTTFDPFSVDSQTIESRVTDGEIMPALSATYRLNSNTNLRAAVSRTVNRPEFRELAPFEWTDVMGGQSARGNPLLETAKISSFDLRWEWFPDQFGVIAASVFYKDFSNPIERTLLLAVELQSTWINTPGATNIGAELEFRRDLGFIADALSPFMVQLNYTYVDSEIDIGENPILTSTSRPLVGQPDYAFNAVLEWAPPRWGTAVRLLYNSKGETLHQAGGVGLPDVYQKPYSTLDLVWKQRLGFLGDGLSLSITASNLTDEKYELTGGFEQRYQRGRSFGLGVTYTVF; this is encoded by the coding sequence ATGAATATCAGAAATATTGGGCCACTGGCCCTGCTCTGCGTGAGCATCATTCTGTTTCCGGCGATTGCGATCGCCGGGGGCACCATCACCGGTGTGGTCATCGATGGCTTCACCGGACAGCCGGTGCGTGGCGCCACCCTCACGGTGGAAGGCACCGACATCAGCTTCCCGACGGGAGTCGGCGGCGATTTTCGGGGTGAAGCCCCGCCGGGAACCTACACGGTGATCGTCAGCAAGGATGGCTTCGAGCCGAACAAGGTCACCGATGTGGTGGTCACGGACGGAAGCAACGCCGATTTCGCGGTCGTGCTGCTCCCATCGACAGACGCCCCGGTTGCGATGGCAGATGCGGAAGTGGCAGTGCGTGAAGCGGCAGACGAGATCGTTCCCGAAGACGAGAGTGAGCAGGTCGAGGACCTGGCCGGAGCTCCAGCGGCCACGTCATCTATCGATACCGGGAGCGAAGTGAACAGTGCCGCAGACAGCGGGGTTTTCGTTGGCGAAATCACCGTCGAGGCGGCCGCCGCCGACGAGTCGACCGAGCAGGCGCTGTTGGTGCAACGCAAGCAGGCGGCGGAGATCTCCGACGCCATCTCCAAACAGGAGATGAGCAGGAACGCGGGCGGCGACGCCGCTGGCGCGCTCCAGCGTGTGACCGGGATCTCGGTCCAGGACGACAAGTACGTCTACGTGCGGGGCCTCGGTGAGCGATACTCGAACACGACGCTGAACGGCTCCAAGCTACCCACCACCGAGTTCGACAAGAAGGTGGTGCCGCTCGACCTCTTCCCGACCAAGCTGCTCGACAACGTTCGGGTGTCGAAATCGTATACACCGGACCAGTCGGGTGACTTCGTCGCCGGTCTGGTCGAGATCGAGACCCTCGACTTTCCGACCTCGCCGACCCTCGAAATCGGCATCGGTGGCAAGACCAACTCGAACACGACGGGCGATGCCTTCGGCCGTTACCTGGGCGGTTTGAGCTTCTTCGGTGACGGCGGTCAGGGGCTTCCCGCCTCGATACCCGATGAAAAACTAGTGCGTGGCAACGCCTTCAAACCGGGCTTCGGCCCGGAGGAGATGCAGCAGTTCGGTTGGGACTTAATTGGTGCCTGGACGGCGGAGAACACCGCCAAAGGCTATGTCGACAGTCCGTACCCCAATGCCAGCCCCAGCTCGGACTTCAACCTGACCTACGGCGACACCTTCGGCAACTTCGGGATGGTGCTGTCCGCGACCCACGCCCACAGCTTCTACCACCAAGACGAGGAGCAGATCTACTACAGCGTCAGTAACGGTAACGAGCTGGCGGTGATGAACGACTACGACATGGCGACCGACTCCGAGGGTGTGCGGGCCGGCCTGGTCGGCAACTTCTCGCTCAAGCTCGGCCAGAATCACAAGCTCGAGCTGCGAACCATCTACACACGGGACTCGAAGGCCGGCAACCGGTACTTCGAGGGCTTCAACCGCGATCAGTCGACCAGCGTGTCGGATTACCGCATCGACTACAAGCAGGAGGAGGTCGGCTCCTACCAGCTGAGCGGAGAACATTTCTTCGAGAAAATCGGTCAGAGTGGAGGATTGCTCGAGTGGCGTGGCAGCTACGGGCAGGCCAACAACACCTGGAACCTCCGCGACTCCTTCTACAAGTTGGAAAACGGCGAGATGGTCCTCACGGCCGAGAGCCAGAGCGGTTTCCTGCTCTACAATGACCTCGCGGACGACATCGTTGACGGAGGCGCCGACTGGACCCAGTTTTTCATGTCGGGCGAAATCTTCGGCAGCGTGAAGGGTGGCGTCGCGTTCTACAACCGCGAGCGCGATTTCTCCTCGCGCCGTTTCAGGTTCACCTTCCGAGGCCTCCAGGGCATCGACCTGACGCCGGTTCCGGACGACATCTTCATCGAGGACAACATTCGCCCGGACGGCCTCGAAATCAAGGAAGAGACCCGGCCCACCGACACCTACAGCGCCAGCCACGATCTCGGCGCGGCCTACCTGATGGCCGACGCCACCATCGGCAAGTGGCGATTCAACGGAGGCCTGCGCTACGAGGACTCCGAGATCGTCGTCACCACCTTCGATCCGTTCAGTGTCGACTCACAAACAATCGAGTCGCGGGTCACGGACGGCGAGATCATGCCGGCCCTCTCCGCCACCTACCGCCTCAACTCCAACACCAACCTCCGTGCGGCCGTCAGCCGCACGGTCAACCGGCCCGAGTTCCGTGAGCTCGCACCCTTCGAGTGGACTGACGTGATGGGCGGCCAGTCAGCGCGCGGTAATCCGCTCCTCGAGACTGCGAAGATCTCGAGCTTCGACCTCCGTTGGGAGTGGTTCCCGGATCAGTTCGGGGTCATCGCGGCGAGCGTTTTCTACAAGGATTTCAGCAATCCAATCGAGCGCACGCTGCTGCTCGCGGTCGAGCTGCAGTCGACCTGGATCAACACCCCGGGCGCGACCAACATCGGCGCCGAGCTCGAGTTCCGCCGCGACCTCGGTTTCATCGCCGACGCGTTGTCGCCCTTCATGGTGCAGCTCAATTACACCTACGTCGACTCCGAGATCGATATCGGCGAGAATCCCATTCTCACCAGCACCTCGCGTCCGCTGGTCGGCCAGCCCGACTACGCCTTCAACGCGGTGCTCGAGTGGGCGCCCCCGCGCTGGGGGACGGCTGTCCGGCTGCTCTACAACAGCAAGGGCGAGACCCTCCACCAGGCGGGTGGCGTCGGGTTGCCCGACGTCTACCAGAAGCCCTACTCGACCCTCGATCTGGTGTGGAAGCAGCGGCTCGGCTTCCTGGGTGACGGGCTCAGCCTTTCGATCACCGCTTCGAACTTGACTGACGAGAAGTACGAGCTCACGGGGGGATTCGAGCAGCGCTACCAGCGCGGTCGGAGCTTCGGCCTGGGAGTCACCTACACAGTGTTCTAA
- a CDS encoding phosphate ABC transporter substrate-binding protein, with the protein MVLSALVVVGVWFGCVATSPTAEGVIVIGSDTMLELNRRLAAGFMRTHPGDKVEVEGGGSGTGIQALIEGREVISAASRPMSSPEVAAIHDRFGTLGVRFLIAQDALSVWVNEANPVRDLSLDQLRGIFAGSIDDWSNVGGAVLEITVIVRPPNSGTHRFFRDHVLGGAPYAPHATTLTTTRAVLSGVAEDPAAIGYGGHAYFLEGVVPIAVDGVAPTLEEVGRGRYPLTRYLAFYTTEPPIGLASQFIDWCLSTEGQRVVAEVGYMPLWKN; encoded by the coding sequence ATGGTCCTTTCGGCACTTGTCGTGGTTGGGGTATGGTTTGGCTGTGTTGCGACCTCGCCGACCGCGGAAGGGGTCATAGTTATCGGCTCGGACACCATGCTCGAGCTGAACCGCCGGCTCGCAGCGGGATTCATGCGGACGCACCCGGGCGACAAGGTGGAGGTCGAGGGTGGTGGCAGCGGCACCGGAATCCAGGCGTTGATCGAGGGCCGCGAGGTGATCTCAGCGGCATCACGGCCGATGTCTTCGCCCGAGGTCGCGGCAATCCATGACCGTTTCGGCACTCTGGGCGTACGATTTCTGATTGCCCAAGACGCGCTCAGCGTCTGGGTCAACGAGGCCAATCCCGTGCGCGACCTCAGCCTCGACCAGCTCCGCGGGATATTCGCCGGGTCCATCGACGACTGGTCGAACGTCGGTGGTGCCGTGCTCGAGATCACAGTGATTGTCCGCCCACCGAACTCGGGGACTCACCGGTTTTTCCGCGATCATGTCCTCGGCGGAGCTCCTTACGCCCCGCACGCCACAACCCTGACAACCACTCGAGCCGTCCTTTCCGGCGTGGCCGAGGATCCGGCCGCGATCGGCTACGGCGGACACGCCTACTTTCTCGAGGGCGTCGTGCCGATCGCGGTCGATGGGGTGGCTCCGACCCTTGAGGAAGTGGGTCGAGGACGCTATCCCCTGACCCGGTATCTCGCCTTTTATACGACCGAGCCACCGATCGGACTGGCGAGTCAATTCATCGACTGGTGTTTGAGCACAGAAGGTCAGCGAGTGGTCGCCGAGGTAGGCTACATGCCACTCTGGAAAAATTGA
- a CDS encoding phosphate ABC transporter substrate-binding protein: MKIKTIVLSCVLPVAALPAMAEGPSLDPGLTAYRKVEGLRGTLNAAGSDTMLELQTLMAEEFRKIYPQVKIQVEGKGSSTAPPALIEGTVQLGDMSRKMKNKELDAFEEAFGYEPTRFDVALDTLAVFVNKDNPIGSLTIQQVDAIFSKTRRCGVALDIGTWGQLELGGRYATAPISLYGRNAASGTYGYFKQHALCKGDYKDSVKEQPGSASVVQGIEKDAYGIGYSGIGYATSGVRAVPLSPADGQPAVAASSENAANGSYPLARFLHIYVNKAPSRSLDRLTAEYLRFILSTQGQRVIIKAGFDPLDANTASVQLAKIAD, from the coding sequence ATGAAAATCAAAACCATCGTTCTTTCGTGTGTGTTACCTGTGGCTGCGCTACCCGCTATGGCGGAAGGGCCGAGTCTTGATCCCGGTCTGACCGCGTATCGGAAGGTGGAGGGCCTGCGCGGCACACTCAACGCTGCGGGCTCCGACACCATGCTCGAGCTCCAGACCCTGATGGCCGAGGAGTTCCGCAAGATCTATCCACAGGTCAAAATCCAAGTCGAGGGCAAGGGCTCTTCGACCGCGCCGCCGGCACTCATCGAGGGCACCGTCCAGCTCGGCGACATGTCGCGCAAGATGAAGAACAAGGAACTGGACGCCTTCGAAGAGGCCTTTGGCTACGAACCGACCCGCTTCGACGTCGCGCTCGATACCCTTGCGGTCTTCGTCAACAAGGACAATCCCATCGGGTCGCTGACCATCCAGCAGGTCGACGCGATCTTCTCCAAAACCCGCAGGTGTGGAGTGGCTCTCGATATCGGCACCTGGGGCCAGCTCGAGCTCGGCGGACGGTACGCCACCGCGCCCATATCGCTCTACGGCCGAAACGCTGCCTCCGGAACCTACGGCTACTTCAAACAGCACGCGCTCTGCAAGGGTGACTACAAGGACTCGGTCAAGGAGCAGCCGGGCTCGGCCTCGGTGGTTCAGGGGATCGAAAAGGATGCGTACGGCATCGGATACTCGGGAATCGGTTATGCGACCTCAGGTGTGCGGGCTGTGCCGTTGTCGCCGGCTGACGGCCAGCCAGCGGTGGCTGCGTCGTCGGAGAACGCAGCTAACGGCAGCTACCCTCTGGCCCGATTTCTTCATATCTACGTCAACAAGGCACCGTCGAGATCGCTCGATCGCCTGACCGCGGAATACCTGCGATTCATCCTTTCAACCCAGGGGCAGCGGGTCATCATCAAGGCCGGGTTCGATCCGCTCGATGCCAACACGGCGTCCGTGCAATTGGCAAAGATCGCCGACTGA
- a CDS encoding ABC transporter permease subunit produces MILVVVGIVINIGAEGLPLFRKATQGPIESFIGDDYPLLAGSDPRRGLVWALEREGRIHFSGEAALADLTITTETGALLATADHEIHDLLSAVTADGEAIVGRIQFRDRWEGEVRHTSARWRASAEPLTLGGDDWAGITANGDEDGNVVLAAWKSSGEVRLARWDAEEEGWEMVPAPRALTGTSSIAVAEGLGAIAAVTTSGALRVLRWPSLEDVSVVGVESPIAVSRFLIGGGTLVAAGMDGSIHVLLEVPRLKVENRGQERLKLGRSTISPGEAAVVPDDEVSQRFSNRQDLEFSTAPSQWTVVRSAPPLPTRARVIAPASRRRGFAVGGDDGSVGLYYSTSGRRLLIDRWSEEPISALAIDPKSDGAVAISNGTVLRRLIDNPHPEISFRTLFLPVWYEGYAARKWVWQSTGGSDAFEPKLSVWPLIFGTLKATFYAMLFSVPLALLAAIYVSQLAPPWIQTTVKPTLELMAAVPSVVVGFLAALWLAPRLEEVLLAVLLGVIALPFSILLAMALWRLVPVEWRRRLPDGVELLVLLVAGSAAFGLAALVATPIEARFFDGDLQRWLFTEWGLRYDQRNSIVVGLGLGFAVIPVIFTIAEDACSAVPRALVNASRALGATRWQTAIKLVVPAASPGLFAAVMLGLGRAVGETMIVLMAAGNTPLLDLSIFNGMRTMSAALAVEIPEAPVGGTLFRVLFLTGTLLFTFTFVLTTAADLVGTYLRKRYARF; encoded by the coding sequence GTGATCCTCGTGGTCGTCGGTATCGTGATCAACATCGGCGCCGAGGGGCTGCCCCTATTCCGGAAAGCCACGCAGGGACCGATTGAGAGCTTCATCGGGGATGACTATCCCCTGTTGGCGGGCAGCGATCCGCGGCGAGGGCTGGTGTGGGCCCTCGAACGGGAAGGACGTATCCACTTCTCGGGCGAGGCCGCGTTGGCGGATCTGACGATCACCACAGAAACAGGTGCTCTGCTCGCCACCGCGGACCATGAGATTCATGACCTCCTGTCGGCTGTGACCGCGGACGGTGAGGCAATCGTTGGACGGATCCAATTCCGTGACAGATGGGAAGGAGAGGTCCGTCACACCTCAGCGCGATGGCGGGCATCGGCCGAACCCTTGACTCTCGGTGGTGACGACTGGGCGGGGATCACCGCAAATGGTGACGAAGACGGAAATGTGGTCCTTGCCGCGTGGAAGAGCAGTGGTGAGGTGCGACTCGCGCGATGGGATGCGGAGGAGGAAGGGTGGGAGATGGTGCCGGCCCCGAGAGCTCTTACCGGCACATCTTCAATTGCAGTGGCCGAGGGGCTCGGAGCCATTGCGGCGGTGACAACGTCCGGCGCGTTGAGGGTCCTCCGCTGGCCGTCGTTGGAAGACGTCTCGGTGGTGGGAGTCGAAAGCCCGATTGCAGTTTCGCGGTTTCTCATTGGAGGTGGAACCCTGGTGGCCGCGGGCATGGATGGATCGATTCACGTGCTCCTCGAGGTGCCGCGATTGAAGGTCGAGAATAGGGGGCAGGAGCGGTTGAAACTGGGCCGTTCGACGATCAGCCCGGGAGAGGCGGCCGTGGTGCCGGACGACGAGGTCAGCCAGCGTTTCTCGAACCGCCAGGATCTCGAGTTTTCAACCGCCCCATCGCAATGGACAGTTGTTCGAAGCGCACCACCGCTGCCGACGCGAGCTCGCGTCATCGCGCCGGCCAGCCGTCGTCGCGGGTTTGCTGTGGGGGGCGACGACGGCAGTGTCGGACTTTACTATTCGACGTCCGGCCGAAGATTGCTGATCGACCGCTGGTCGGAGGAGCCGATCAGCGCGCTGGCCATCGATCCCAAGAGTGATGGTGCGGTGGCTATCAGTAACGGTACCGTCCTGCGCCGCCTGATCGACAACCCGCACCCGGAGATCAGCTTCCGGACACTCTTTCTTCCGGTGTGGTACGAGGGCTATGCGGCCCGTAAATGGGTATGGCAGTCAACAGGAGGATCGGACGCATTCGAGCCGAAACTGAGCGTGTGGCCGCTGATCTTCGGCACGCTCAAGGCGACGTTCTACGCCATGCTCTTTTCCGTTCCGCTGGCCCTGTTGGCGGCGATCTACGTCTCACAACTCGCACCGCCGTGGATTCAAACGACGGTCAAGCCGACCCTCGAGCTTATGGCCGCCGTGCCGTCAGTTGTGGTCGGATTCCTGGCGGCGCTGTGGCTCGCACCGCGGCTCGAGGAGGTTCTTCTTGCTGTCCTTCTTGGAGTGATCGCGCTGCCATTTTCCATCCTGCTGGCGATGGCCCTCTGGCGATTGGTGCCCGTTGAGTGGCGCCGTCGCCTGCCAGATGGAGTCGAGCTTCTGGTCCTGCTCGTGGCAGGCTCTGCCGCCTTCGGTCTGGCAGCGCTGGTGGCGACGCCGATCGAGGCGCGTTTCTTCGATGGCGATCTCCAACGATGGCTCTTCACCGAATGGGGGCTCCGGTACGACCAGCGCAACAGCATAGTCGTCGGGCTCGGCCTCGGCTTTGCGGTCATCCCTGTAATCTTCACCATTGCCGAGGATGCATGCTCCGCGGTGCCGCGAGCACTGGTCAACGCGAGCCGGGCTCTCGGCGCGACGCGATGGCAGACCGCGATCAAGCTGGTCGTGCCGGCGGCCAGCCCGGGACTCTTCGCTGCAGTCATGCTCGGTCTCGGGAGGGCGGTGGGAGAGACGATGATCGTACTCATGGCGGCGGGTAATACCCCGCTGCTGGACCTCTCGATTTTCAACGGGATGCGAACGATGTCCGCGGCGCTGGCGGTGGAAATTCCTGAGGCGCCGGTCGGTGGGACGCTCTTCCGCGTGCTGTTCCTGACCGGCACCCTACTCTTCACCTTCACCTTCGTTCTTACGACCGCCGCTGATCTCGTCGGCACCTACCTGCGGAAGCGTTATGCCAGATTCTGA